A genomic window from Pyxidicoccus trucidator includes:
- a CDS encoding ATP-binding protein translates to MSSRKSIRGYRAGFFFVVVLLSAVTAFTLWTEVRTGRQVDALVQEALERASLIGRIRVDALSLESAIEAHIRATDDDERRAADAVMEEILGDIRDASEAYTRNLPPGEKAVWQRFNAACQGLAGQVRAAAVFSQRREADRARRHLAERIRPLAAELDTLAGTLSQENAAEARAVVGRLADLRVRNTALGAGATLLALLLSLGVGWHITSLLKRQDATIQGQLEELGRHNQELDSFTRRVAHDLISPLAPLKGYLTLIRRTGAVKDAEALEMLAQCESSAVRMGELIEALLRFCRAGTRGERTVGELDTAVTTVLLEVAQTAAAQGVALERELEPGVAVDCPGQLLQVSARNLLTNAVKYTAGRPEPKVKVRVATEGQEVVLEVEDNGIGMAAPTLASLFQPFFRAPEVRGLPGHGLGLATTKRVVEAHGGTLVVRSEEGKGTRVVVRFPRVVRPVAAGGTGESLASSAASAMRKVGT, encoded by the coding sequence GTGAGCTCCCGTAAGTCCATCCGTGGCTACCGCGCCGGTTTCTTCTTCGTGGTGGTCCTGCTGTCCGCCGTCACCGCCTTCACCCTGTGGACGGAGGTGCGCACGGGGCGGCAGGTGGACGCTCTGGTGCAGGAGGCGCTGGAGCGCGCGAGCCTCATCGGCCGCATCCGCGTGGACGCGCTGTCACTGGAGTCGGCGATTGAGGCGCACATCCGCGCCACGGATGACGACGAGCGCCGGGCCGCGGACGCGGTGATGGAGGAGATTCTCGGCGACATCCGCGACGCGTCGGAGGCGTACACGCGCAACCTGCCGCCGGGAGAGAAGGCGGTGTGGCAGCGCTTCAACGCCGCGTGCCAGGGGCTGGCGGGGCAGGTGCGGGCGGCGGCCGTCTTCTCGCAGCGGCGCGAGGCGGACCGGGCGCGGCGCCACCTGGCCGAGCGCATCCGCCCCCTGGCGGCGGAGCTGGACACGCTGGCAGGCACGCTGTCCCAGGAGAACGCGGCCGAGGCGCGCGCGGTGGTGGGCCGGCTGGCGGACCTGCGCGTGCGCAACACCGCCCTGGGCGCGGGCGCCACGCTGCTGGCGCTGCTGCTGTCGCTGGGGGTGGGCTGGCACATCACCTCGCTGCTCAAGCGCCAGGACGCCACGATTCAGGGGCAGCTGGAGGAGCTGGGCCGGCACAACCAGGAGCTGGACTCCTTCACGCGCCGCGTGGCGCACGACCTCATCTCGCCGCTGGCGCCGCTCAAGGGCTACCTGACGCTCATCCGCCGCACGGGCGCGGTGAAGGACGCGGAGGCGCTGGAGATGCTGGCGCAGTGCGAGTCCAGCGCGGTGCGCATGGGCGAGCTGATTGAAGCGCTGCTGCGCTTCTGTCGCGCGGGCACGCGAGGAGAGCGCACGGTGGGCGAACTGGACACGGCCGTCACCACGGTGCTGCTGGAGGTGGCGCAGACGGCGGCGGCGCAGGGCGTGGCGCTGGAGCGGGAGCTGGAGCCGGGCGTGGCGGTGGACTGCCCGGGGCAGCTCCTGCAGGTGAGCGCGCGCAACCTGCTGACGAACGCGGTGAAGTACACGGCGGGCCGGCCGGAGCCGAAGGTGAAGGTGCGGGTGGCCACCGAGGGGCAGGAGGTGGTGCTGGAGGTGGAGGACAACGGCATCGGCATGGCGGCGCCGACGCTGGCCTCGCTCTTCCAGCCCTTCTTCCGCGCGCCGGAGGTGCGGGGGCTGCCGGGCCATGGCCTGGGCCTGGCCACCACGAAGCGCGTGGTGGAGGCGCACGGGGGCACGCTGGTGGTGCGCTCGGAGGAAGGGAAGGGCACGCGGGTGGTGGTGCGCTTTCCCCGCGTGGTGCGCCCGGTGGCGGCGGGTGGCACCGGTGAGTCGCTGGCTTCGTCCGCCGCTTCCGCAATGCGCAAGGTCGGCACATGA
- a CDS encoding sigma-54-dependent transcriptional regulator, with product MSTARILVVDDDPQARDLLQRLLGTLGAVTQAPDPKRAAERLAEGPFDLVMTDMAMPEPGDGLKVLQDVKTHLPDTPVIVVTAFGNIEGALDSIQQGAFDYLAKPFDVDAILRVARRALEQKRLVEENRSLRKQVERTSLVLVGRSPALLEVYKHVARAAASNVPVLITGETGTGKEMVARSLHKRSPRAGGAFIPVDCGAITESLMESELFGHAKGSFTGASGARRGVFEEASGGTLFLDEIGDVGMKVQSQLLRVLQEGEIRRVGESVPVKVDVRVVAATNKDLKARVVEGLFREDLLYRLDVVHLHLPPLRERREDVPALVEHFAGRHARGGVRPVVTPEAMTRLTGYDWPGNVRQLENVVARALALNVTGVLGPQDFPEPIGDATQKLTGLAGDMPSLAELSRRYAAQVLQHVGGNKSEAARLLDVDRKTLYKLLEAPEAGTES from the coding sequence ATGAGCACAGCCCGCATCCTCGTGGTGGACGATGACCCCCAGGCCAGGGATTTGCTCCAGCGGTTGCTGGGCACGCTGGGGGCGGTGACGCAGGCGCCGGACCCGAAGCGCGCGGCGGAGCGACTGGCGGAGGGGCCGTTTGACCTGGTGATGACGGACATGGCCATGCCCGAGCCGGGGGATGGGCTGAAGGTGCTGCAGGATGTGAAGACGCACCTGCCGGACACGCCGGTCATCGTGGTGACGGCGTTCGGCAACATCGAGGGCGCGCTGGACAGCATCCAGCAGGGCGCGTTCGACTACCTGGCGAAGCCGTTCGACGTGGACGCGATTCTGCGCGTGGCGCGGCGGGCGCTGGAGCAGAAGCGGCTGGTGGAGGAGAACCGCTCGCTGCGGAAGCAGGTGGAGCGCACCTCGCTGGTGCTGGTGGGGCGCAGCCCGGCGCTGCTGGAGGTGTACAAGCACGTGGCGCGCGCGGCGGCCAGCAACGTGCCGGTGCTGATTACGGGGGAGACGGGGACGGGGAAGGAGATGGTGGCGCGTTCGCTGCACAAGCGCTCGCCACGCGCGGGTGGGGCGTTCATCCCGGTGGACTGTGGGGCCATCACCGAGTCGCTGATGGAGAGCGAGCTGTTCGGCCACGCGAAGGGCAGCTTCACGGGCGCCTCGGGCGCGCGGCGGGGCGTCTTCGAGGAGGCGAGCGGCGGGACGCTCTTCCTGGACGAGATTGGCGACGTGGGGATGAAGGTGCAGTCGCAGCTCCTGCGCGTGCTGCAGGAGGGCGAGATTCGCCGCGTGGGCGAGAGCGTCCCGGTGAAGGTGGACGTGCGGGTGGTGGCGGCGACGAACAAGGACCTGAAGGCGCGGGTGGTGGAGGGGCTGTTCCGCGAGGACCTGCTGTACCGGCTGGACGTGGTGCACCTGCACCTGCCGCCACTGCGGGAGCGGCGCGAGGACGTGCCGGCGCTGGTGGAGCACTTCGCGGGGCGGCACGCGCGGGGCGGGGTGCGGCCGGTGGTGACGCCCGAGGCGATGACGCGGCTGACGGGCTACGACTGGCCGGGCAACGTGCGGCAGCTGGAGAACGTGGTGGCGCGGGCGCTGGCGCTGAACGTGACGGGCGTGCTGGGGCCGCAGGACTTCCCGGAGCCCATTGGCGATGCGACGCAGAAGCTGACGGGGCTGGCGGGAGACATGCCCAGCCTCGCGGAGCTGTCGCGGCGGTACGCGGCGCAGGTGCTCCAGCACGTGGGCGGCAACAAGAGCGAGGCGGCGCGGCTGCTCGATGTGGACCGCAAGACGCTCTACAAGCTGCTGGAGGCGCCGGAGGCCGGCACGGAGTCGTAG
- a CDS encoding GAF domain-containing protein, whose protein sequence is MIEAFSKVSEASKLMLDKGLCASTGGEALRMVGHALGVDRAYIFENRTQQTYGRFITDMRHAWAEAPTPSPLANPVLRAFSFRDFAPGWVDMLEAGMVVACPTRDAPPMMKDLLERQGTQSVLLCPINPSRQQWWGVVGFEDCRKPRIWKPEDISLLKSLSRAVAASVRHGQMRSSLDQVRNSLRAAVSRTPVSGH, encoded by the coding sequence ATGATTGAAGCCTTCTCGAAGGTGTCGGAAGCCTCGAAGCTGATGCTGGACAAGGGCCTCTGCGCGAGCACCGGCGGGGAGGCGCTGCGGATGGTGGGCCACGCGCTCGGAGTGGACCGGGCCTACATCTTCGAGAACCGCACCCAGCAGACCTACGGGCGGTTCATCACGGACATGCGCCACGCCTGGGCCGAGGCGCCCACGCCGTCGCCGCTGGCCAACCCGGTGCTGCGCGCCTTCTCCTTCCGGGACTTCGCGCCGGGCTGGGTGGACATGCTGGAGGCGGGCATGGTGGTGGCCTGCCCCACGCGCGACGCGCCGCCGATGATGAAGGACCTGCTGGAGCGCCAGGGAACACAGTCGGTGCTGCTGTGCCCCATCAACCCCTCGCGGCAGCAGTGGTGGGGCGTGGTGGGTTTCGAGGACTGCCGCAAGCCGCGCATCTGGAAGCCCGAGGACATCAGCCTCCTCAAGTCGCTGTCCCGGGCGGTGGCCGCGTCGGTGCGCCACGGGCAGATGCGCTCCTCGCTGGACCAGGTCCGCAACAGCCTGCGGGCGGCCGTGAGCCGCACCCCGGTCTCCGGCCACTGA
- a CDS encoding ATP-binding protein, with product MAQRPRDPLPLRWHLVRLVLGTLLPVTAFACGLFFFLARAEREATERRVLTSARALADAFDSEMESSLHTLEALAASAWLDASDLEGFRTQCTRVLKTQRGWLTVILLSPDGVPLLNAGLPPGSPLPALAESESLARVRDTLRPVVGDLARGRGEKKQLAVPIRVPVLRDGELRYVLTAVISAAAFHEVVGRQDSDDVEWTRTLVDTRGVVAARTRDPARFVGQSATVPFLQRTRGAFEGVYADLSMEGEPVYAAFSHSAYGWTTTVVSPRRVLDAPARRSLLAGGLLGLAMLLLSAAGAWAFSRRIGRSISSAADAADALASGAPVRVEPSEVRELARLNEALVRSGRLLEAQEREREAHLEVAEAARAEAIAATQAKDAFLAMLGHELRNPLAPIVSSLELLRLRGLAQTPEHEVIRRQLSHVVRLVDDLLDLARIVRGQMSLHQAPLELSAVVTRAVEVVAPLVEKRQHTLEVAVPSTGLTVLGDPDRLTQVVTNLLTNATKYTPPGGRLQMRAESGADEVVLTVTDDGEGVEPELAGRIFTPFVQGPRSVDRGAGGLGIGLALVHSVVTAHGGRVAVHSEGPGKGSTFTVWLPRHAAPPEHLAGASPTKDVRPSEAPSTALRVLVVDDNVDAAEALADLLEMSGYTVAMAHDHRQALQRLDTFTPDVAILDIGLPEVDGYGLAALIRERLGAASPTFAALTGYGQHEDRRRSEAAGFHHHFVKPVQLADLVAFLESHRRPHRGAA from the coding sequence ATGGCTCAACGCCCCCGTGACCCCCTGCCGCTGCGCTGGCACCTGGTGCGGCTCGTGCTGGGTACGCTGCTGCCGGTCACCGCCTTCGCCTGCGGCCTGTTCTTCTTCCTCGCGCGCGCGGAGCGCGAGGCCACCGAGCGGCGCGTGCTCACCTCGGCGCGCGCGCTCGCGGACGCCTTCGACAGCGAGATGGAGAGCTCGCTCCACACGCTCGAGGCGCTGGCCGCCTCCGCCTGGCTCGACGCGAGCGACCTGGAGGGCTTCCGCACGCAGTGCACGCGGGTCCTGAAGACCCAGCGCGGCTGGTTGACGGTCATCCTGCTGTCGCCGGACGGCGTCCCGCTGTTGAACGCAGGGCTCCCCCCGGGCAGCCCGCTGCCGGCCCTCGCGGAGTCGGAGAGCCTGGCCAGGGTGCGGGACACGCTGCGGCCCGTGGTAGGGGACCTGGCCCGGGGACGCGGGGAAAAGAAGCAGCTGGCCGTTCCCATCCGGGTTCCCGTGCTTCGCGACGGTGAGCTGCGCTACGTGCTCACCGCGGTCATCAGCGCCGCCGCATTCCACGAGGTGGTGGGGCGGCAGGACTCGGACGACGTCGAGTGGACGCGCACCCTGGTGGACACCCGGGGCGTCGTGGCCGCCCGCACCCGAGACCCGGCACGCTTCGTGGGGCAGTCCGCGACGGTGCCCTTCCTCCAGCGCACGCGCGGCGCGTTCGAGGGCGTCTACGCGGACCTCTCCATGGAGGGCGAGCCCGTCTACGCGGCGTTCAGCCATTCCGCGTACGGGTGGACCACCACGGTGGTCAGCCCCCGGCGCGTGCTCGATGCGCCCGCGCGGCGCTCGCTGCTGGCGGGGGGCCTGCTCGGGCTCGCCATGCTGCTGCTGAGCGCCGCCGGGGCCTGGGCGTTCTCCCGGCGCATCGGGCGCTCCATCTCCAGCGCCGCGGACGCGGCCGACGCGCTCGCCAGCGGCGCCCCGGTGCGGGTGGAGCCCTCGGAGGTGCGCGAGCTGGCGCGGCTCAACGAGGCCCTCGTGCGCTCCGGGCGGCTGCTCGAGGCGCAGGAGCGCGAGCGTGAAGCCCACCTGGAGGTGGCCGAGGCCGCCCGCGCCGAGGCCATCGCCGCCACCCAGGCCAAGGACGCCTTCCTCGCCATGCTCGGACACGAGCTGCGCAACCCGCTGGCGCCCATCGTCTCCTCGCTGGAGCTGCTGCGCCTGCGCGGGCTGGCGCAGACGCCCGAGCATGAGGTCATCCGCCGCCAGCTGAGCCACGTGGTGCGGCTGGTGGACGACCTGCTCGACCTGGCCCGAATCGTGCGCGGGCAGATGTCGCTGCACCAGGCTCCGCTCGAGCTGTCGGCGGTGGTGACCCGGGCCGTGGAAGTGGTGGCGCCGCTCGTCGAGAAGCGCCAGCACACCCTCGAGGTGGCCGTCCCGTCCACGGGCCTGACGGTGCTGGGCGACCCGGACCGGCTCACCCAGGTGGTGACCAACCTGCTCACCAACGCGACGAAGTACACCCCTCCGGGAGGGAGGCTCCAGATGCGGGCGGAGTCCGGTGCGGACGAGGTCGTCCTCACCGTGACGGACGATGGCGAGGGCGTCGAGCCCGAGCTGGCCGGGCGCATCTTCACGCCCTTCGTGCAGGGGCCGCGCTCGGTGGACCGCGGCGCGGGCGGGCTCGGCATCGGCCTGGCGCTGGTGCACAGCGTGGTGACGGCGCACGGCGGTCGCGTCGCGGTCCACAGTGAAGGCCCTGGGAAGGGCAGCACCTTCACCGTCTGGCTGCCGCGCCACGCCGCCCCGCCCGAGCACCTGGCCGGAGCCTCCCCGACGAAGGACGTCCGTCCGTCCGAGGCCCCCTCCACGGCGCTGCGCGTGCTGGTGGTGGACGACAACGTGGACGCCGCCGAGGCGCTGGCCGACCTGCTGGAGATGTCCGGCTACACCGTGGCCATGGCGCATGACCACCGCCAGGCGCTGCAGCGGCTCGACACCTTCACCCCCGACGTGGCCATCCTGGACATCGGCCTGCCGGAGGTGGACGGCTACGGGCTGGCCGCGCTCATCCGCGAGCGCCTGGGCGCCGCGAGCCCCACCTTCGCCGCCCTCACCGGCTATGGCCAGCACGAGGACCGGCGTCGCAGCGAGGCGGCGGGCTTCCACCACCACTTCGTGAAGCCCGTGCAGCTCGCCGACCTGGTGGCCTTCCTGGAGTCACACCGGCGGCCGCACCGCGGCGCCGCCTGA
- a CDS encoding serine/threonine-protein kinase: MSSIDPTAISRPRTPDLISGYHLEKLVGSGGMGEVHKATQLSLGRTVAVKLLNPELAKDPAFIARFQKEAAALAALSHPHIVSIVDKGKTETTYYLVMEFVDGPSLRELIRAPELDVPGALRRMLEICRAIEYAHGRGVIHRDLKPENILLDQQAGGIAKVSDFGLASFLADASPSSRYALTSTHVSMGTLSYMAPEQRVDAKNADARADIFSLGVILYEWLTGEVPLGTFDLPSRRRQGMDPRLDDIVTRCLKPDPEDRYPSVTALIADLMVLVPGSLASMAPVKLTRFQRFREGVRKVVRTTVRVAAMATVVASVGVLGLAWWNTSHPLPQVRPGSALTSGLGLGPPLKTTGPGRLENGHEKRAVSVGDGPNDGVALVVAGRLVSFEEKTLVFPPADGQSRVGRTHVDVTPRMAGDIASLSARVRTDTPEKTWADHALAMVGRAPPQPASALLLMGSDSRYVALIHKGPDTPLELEWSLGERTGTMLGLAAPEGEAVLELKVDAEGILRAYVGKGRDQRAIAEPLTLGPGWMEHFGDAPPEPGFGCIEGTCRAEGFTYTVRQSPPPGTTAPVPPTPVVRAVAANTVPAKAVTPKKAPPPPPPKKQPVKAPPKGGKKR, translated from the coding sequence ATGTCCTCAATCGACCCCACCGCGATCAGCCGGCCACGCACTCCGGACCTCATCAGCGGCTACCACCTCGAGAAGCTGGTCGGTAGCGGCGGCATGGGAGAGGTACACAAGGCCACCCAGCTCTCGCTGGGCCGCACGGTGGCCGTGAAGCTCCTCAACCCGGAGCTGGCGAAGGACCCGGCCTTCATCGCGCGCTTCCAGAAGGAAGCCGCCGCGCTCGCCGCGCTGAGTCATCCCCATATCGTCTCCATCGTCGACAAGGGGAAGACGGAGACCACCTACTACCTGGTGATGGAGTTCGTGGATGGCCCGTCGCTGCGCGAGCTGATCCGCGCGCCGGAGCTGGACGTGCCGGGGGCGCTGCGGCGGATGCTCGAAATCTGCCGGGCCATCGAGTACGCGCATGGCCGCGGCGTCATCCACCGGGACTTGAAGCCGGAGAACATCCTGCTGGACCAGCAGGCCGGCGGCATCGCCAAGGTGTCGGACTTCGGGCTGGCCTCGTTCCTGGCGGATGCCAGTCCGTCCTCGCGCTACGCGCTCACCTCCACGCACGTGTCCATGGGCACGCTGTCGTACATGGCGCCCGAGCAGCGCGTGGACGCGAAGAACGCGGACGCGCGCGCGGACATCTTCTCGCTGGGCGTCATCCTCTATGAGTGGCTCACCGGCGAGGTGCCGCTGGGCACCTTCGATTTGCCCTCTCGCCGCCGTCAGGGGATGGACCCGCGGCTGGACGACATCGTCACCCGGTGCCTCAAGCCGGACCCGGAGGACCGCTACCCGTCGGTGACGGCGCTCATCGCGGACCTCATGGTCCTGGTGCCCGGCAGCCTGGCGTCCATGGCCCCCGTGAAGCTGACGCGCTTCCAGCGCTTCCGCGAGGGCGTGCGCAAGGTGGTGCGGACCACGGTGCGCGTGGCGGCCATGGCGACGGTGGTGGCGTCCGTGGGCGTGCTGGGCCTTGCCTGGTGGAACACCAGCCATCCCCTTCCGCAGGTGCGGCCGGGCTCGGCGTTGACGTCCGGGCTGGGACTCGGGCCACCCTTGAAGACGACCGGCCCCGGGCGCCTGGAGAACGGCCACGAGAAGCGCGCGGTGTCCGTGGGGGATGGGCCGAACGACGGGGTGGCACTGGTGGTCGCGGGCCGGCTGGTGAGCTTCGAGGAGAAGACGCTCGTCTTCCCGCCAGCGGACGGCCAGTCCCGCGTGGGGCGTACCCACGTGGACGTGACGCCGCGCATGGCGGGCGACATCGCCTCGCTCAGCGCGCGCGTGCGGACGGACACCCCCGAGAAGACGTGGGCAGACCATGCGCTTGCCATGGTGGGCAGGGCTCCTCCGCAGCCGGCGTCGGCGCTGCTGTTGATGGGCAGTGACAGCCGCTACGTGGCGCTCATCCACAAGGGCCCCGACACTCCTCTGGAGCTGGAGTGGTCGCTGGGAGAGCGCACCGGCACCATGCTGGGCCTGGCGGCGCCGGAAGGCGAAGCGGTGCTGGAACTGAAAGTGGACGCGGAGGGCATCCTCCGGGCGTACGTGGGCAAGGGCAGGGACCAGCGCGCCATCGCCGAGCCCCTCACCCTGGGGCCCGGCTGGATGGAACACTTCGGCGACGCGCCGCCCGAACCCGGCTTCGGCTGCATCGAAGGCACCTGCCGCGCCGAGGGGTTCACCTATACCGTGCGGCAGTCGCCGCCCCCGGGCACAACGGCCCCGGTGCCGCCGACGCCCGTGGTGAGGGCGGTGGCGGCCAACACGGTGCCCGCCAAGGCCGTGACGCCCAAGAAGGCGCCGCCGCCTCCGCCGCCCAAGAAGCAGCCCGTCAAGGCCCCCCCGAAGGGCGGCAAGAAGCGGTAA
- a CDS encoding PAS domain-containing protein, whose translation MTLPPPVSHLREVIDQLLMVDRARPREGGMLGDRSLIEKLLVTVDAAPVLLAYVDAEERYRFCNQTYERWFGTRREQVLGRSVRELLGDSAYQAVLPHLRAALSGQPVRFERAMPYRDGGTRVVQADYLPHVDSDGRVVGYVGMVSDVTELRQGEEAGRMARKLRESEDRLRLALEAADLGTWDREFASGERSFSERSLELLGLPPGHPVEPGMLRECVHPEDRPCLDVALRRAVDPEGDGSFHVEFRAAGPLVTRERWLSAHGRVHFDARKQPLRFIGTLQDITAPRQARARADRLAAVSSTLSRVLLPDALAEVVVREGAAALDAVSASLVLLSEDGTAFELRAAHGFSEESLAPWQRFPVDTPIMYREAVRTGRPVLYADLETFLRDYPGLRDEPTLLGRAFAALPLKVDGRTLGAFGFSFAQEQDFEPEMLQFMESLGQQCALALERARLYDAERRAREEAEQLRDRLAAERGLLEAVLDQLPVGVVLAEPGGRLTRGNAAMETIWGHPFVASRDIPEYVAYQGFRPDGTPYQPEEWPLSRSLLHGETVLREPVRLRMRDGDARYIDLSTTRVHDAQGRPLAGVAVSIDVTAHHVMQAALRREAETRDRLMGIVGHDLRSPLQAIAMSSTMLLRDSDPESSQHKRAARILMSVRRMDHLIRDLLDFARVSQGGTLPIQRRRVSLGDACRIVVDELVTAYPDRDIHLGLRGDLVGEWDLDRLAQLVGNLVANALTHGARGVPVEVRGDGDGDEVVLEVANAGNPIPPSLLPRLFQPFTRAEEGGDPLKGVGLGLFIVQEIVNAHGGRVEVRSTRETGTVFQVRLPRAKRG comes from the coding sequence ATGACCCTCCCCCCGCCCGTCTCCCACCTCCGTGAGGTCATCGACCAGTTGCTGATGGTGGACCGGGCCCGTCCCCGCGAAGGGGGCATGCTGGGCGACCGGAGCCTCATCGAGAAGCTGCTGGTGACGGTGGACGCCGCGCCCGTGCTGCTCGCGTACGTGGACGCGGAGGAGCGCTACCGCTTCTGCAACCAGACGTATGAGCGCTGGTTCGGTACCAGGCGGGAGCAGGTTCTCGGACGAAGCGTGCGCGAGCTGCTGGGCGACTCCGCGTACCAGGCCGTCCTGCCCCACCTGCGAGCTGCCTTGTCCGGGCAGCCGGTGCGCTTCGAGCGCGCCATGCCGTACCGGGACGGTGGCACGCGCGTGGTGCAGGCGGACTACCTGCCGCACGTGGATTCGGACGGCCGCGTTGTCGGGTACGTGGGAATGGTCTCCGACGTCACCGAGCTGCGCCAGGGGGAGGAAGCCGGGCGCATGGCCCGCAAGCTGCGCGAGAGCGAGGACCGGCTGCGCCTGGCCCTGGAGGCCGCGGACCTGGGCACCTGGGACCGGGAGTTCGCCTCGGGCGAGCGAAGCTTCAGCGAGCGGAGCCTGGAGCTGCTCGGCCTGCCGCCAGGCCACCCCGTCGAGCCCGGGATGCTCCGGGAGTGTGTGCACCCCGAGGACCGCCCCTGTCTGGACGTGGCCCTGCGGAGGGCGGTCGACCCGGAGGGTGACGGAAGCTTCCACGTCGAGTTTCGCGCGGCGGGCCCCCTGGTGACGCGGGAGCGCTGGTTGTCCGCGCACGGGCGGGTGCACTTCGATGCGCGCAAGCAGCCCCTGCGCTTCATCGGCACCCTGCAGGACATCACCGCGCCGCGGCAGGCCCGCGCCCGCGCGGACCGGCTGGCGGCCGTTTCTTCCACGCTGTCCCGGGTGCTGCTGCCCGACGCGCTGGCGGAGGTGGTGGTGCGTGAGGGGGCCGCGGCGCTCGACGCCGTCTCCGCCTCACTGGTGCTGCTGAGCGAGGATGGCACCGCGTTCGAGCTGCGCGCCGCGCACGGCTTCTCCGAGGAGTCGCTCGCGCCCTGGCAGCGCTTCCCCGTGGACACGCCCATCATGTACCGCGAGGCCGTGCGCACGGGCCGGCCGGTGCTCTATGCGGACCTGGAGACCTTCCTCCGGGACTATCCGGGCCTGAGGGACGAGCCCACCCTGCTGGGCCGCGCCTTCGCCGCGCTGCCGCTGAAGGTGGACGGGCGCACCCTCGGTGCCTTCGGCTTCAGCTTCGCGCAGGAGCAGGACTTCGAGCCGGAGATGCTCCAGTTCATGGAGTCGCTCGGCCAGCAGTGCGCCCTCGCGCTGGAGCGCGCTCGCCTGTACGACGCCGAGCGCCGCGCCCGCGAGGAGGCCGAGCAGCTCCGGGACAGGCTTGCCGCAGAGCGGGGCCTGCTGGAGGCCGTGCTGGACCAGCTCCCGGTGGGTGTCGTCCTCGCCGAGCCGGGTGGCCGGCTCACCCGGGGCAACGCGGCGATGGAGACCATCTGGGGCCACCCCTTCGTGGCTTCAAGGGACATCCCCGAGTACGTCGCCTACCAGGGTTTCAGGCCGGACGGCACGCCCTACCAGCCGGAGGAGTGGCCCCTGTCGCGCTCGCTGCTGCATGGCGAGACGGTGCTGCGTGAGCCGGTGCGCCTTCGCATGCGCGACGGCGACGCGCGCTACATCGACCTCAGCACCACACGGGTCCACGATGCGCAGGGGCGCCCCCTCGCGGGAGTGGCGGTGTCCATCGACGTCACCGCGCACCATGTGATGCAGGCCGCCCTGCGCCGCGAGGCCGAGACGCGAGACCGGCTGATGGGCATCGTGGGGCACGACCTGCGCAGCCCGCTGCAGGCCATCGCCATGTCCAGCACCATGCTGCTGCGCGACAGCGACCCGGAGTCCTCGCAGCACAAGCGCGCGGCCCGCATCCTCATGAGCGTGCGGCGGATGGACCACCTCATCCGCGACCTGCTGGACTTCGCGCGCGTGAGCCAGGGGGGCACGCTCCCCATCCAGCGCCGACGTGTGAGCCTGGGCGATGCCTGCCGCATCGTCGTGGACGAGCTGGTGACCGCGTACCCGGACCGGGACATCCACCTGGGCCTGCGCGGGGACCTGGTGGGGGAGTGGGACCTGGACCGGCTGGCGCAGTTGGTGGGCAACCTCGTCGCCAACGCCCTCACACACGGCGCGAGGGGCGTCCCCGTGGAGGTGCGGGGAGACGGCGACGGTGACGAGGTGGTGCTGGAGGTGGCCAACGCGGGCAACCCCATTCCCCCCTCGCTGCTGCCCCGCCTCTTCCAGCCCTTCACCCGCGCGGAGGAGGGCGGCGACCCGCTGAAGGGAGTAGGGCTGGGCCTCTTCATCGTGCAGGAAATCGTCAACGCGCATGGAGGCCGCGTCGAGGTGCGCTCCACACGGGAGACGGGCACGGTGTTCCAGGTGCGGCTGCCCCGCGCGAAGCGAGGCTGA